The DNA segment CCGCACAACCTGATCGCGAGTGGCGATACCGGTGGCGAGTGGCGGCTCGCGCCGCGCGAGCCGTCTGCGGCACAGCGTCAAAACCGGCCGCTCGACGAAACGCCACGAGAGCCACGCGCATAGCAGGATGAACGGCGCGGCGACCAGCGCCGCCTGTCCGTGAGTCAGGTGTGGCGCGAGATTCGCCACGCATTGCTGCACCATGAAGCCGTACAGATAGATCCCATACGAGTAATCATGGCGCGGCACGAAGCGGCGCAGTAACGGCGTCGTGCCGATCCACAGCACGCCGTACACGAAAGCCAGATAGAAAAGCGGCTGCGCAGCCGCCATGTCGCGAAACGCAAGAAACACCATCATCAGCGCCAGCGCCGTCAGTCCGCTGAAATCGATCTGTTCGCGCCAGCCGTAGAGCAGCATGCCGAGCATGAAAAACGGCTCGGGCCAGAAAGAAAAGCCACTGGGCATCTCGCCGAACTCACGCAAGCCGACTTCCAGATGCGGCACGTTCACGCGCAGCAGGAACGTCGCGAGGCCCAGCAGCGCCGCCAGCGCAACGCCGCGCCCACTGTACAGCAGGCCGACCATGCCGGTCACCAGCACGATCAGGTAGCAGCGCACTTCGAGCGGCAATGTCCATAACTGTGCGCTGACATCGACTGGAACCCGATTGTGCTCGAACACGCCGGGCAGCGCCCAGACGGGCTTCAGCACGATGGTGGAAAAATTGTCGAGGTTCGCCCATGTCATGCTGGACGCGAAGTAGTCACGCAGCGGCAAGGTCGTGAACAGCGGGCCGATGACGAACACCGTCACCAGCGAGCCCACCGCGAGCGCGGGCCACAGGCGGGCGATCCGCAGCACCGCGAAGCGCGGCACCGAGCGCTGCCGCGCGAAGCTCGCGGTCACGAGCATCCCGCTCAGCAGAAAAAAGACATACACACCGAGCGCGCCCAGGCCGTCGAAGCCGAGCGCGTTGCGCACCCAGTCCGTCGAGCCGTCCGGCGCCTGCAGCAGGTAGGCGTGCCCATACACGACGGCGACGGCGGCAAGCAGCCGCACGAGGTCGAAGTTGTTGCCGTTGCGCGATAGAGCGTGCGAAAGCGGGTTCATCGAAACCTCTTCACAAAATTGCTGTCCGTGGCGACAGCCAAGATTGCGGCAGGGCAGCAATTCGCACCGTGCGGTCTCCCACAGAATTTTGCGCTGACCAGACTACGCGCTCGCCGGGCAGACGGCTAACGAACGGTTTAGCGTCATGCCGCGCACGGAACCGCCACATCTGATAATTTGTCCGGCAACGGATTGGAATCGGCGCGCCCTGCCCCAATAATGTCCGTATGGGGTGTCTCCAGCCGCGCCGCCCGCGTCGATCGCGCAGGCACGCTGGAAACACCGTGTCGAAGCATCGTTCACCCCCGCGTCAGACAGGAAGCCTTATGTCCACTACTCAATCGACTCACGACAATCCGCTCCTCGATTTCTCCGATCTGCCGCGCTTTGGCGAAATTCGCCCCGAACACGTCACGCCCGCGCTCGACGTGCTGCTCGCCAACGCGACAGCCGCCGTCGAACGTGCCGCGCTGCCCATCACGCCCGCTTCGTGGGCCGATGTCGTCGAGCCGGTCGAGCGCGCTACCGAGCCGCTGTCACGCGCGTGGAGCGTGGTCGGCCACCTGAATGCCGTCGCCGATACACCCGAGCTGCGCGCCGTGTACGGCGAAAACCTGCCGCGCGTGACCGAGTTCTGGTCGAGCGTCGGCCAAAACCTGGCGCTGTACGAAAAATACAAGGCGCTCAAAGCCAGCGACGATTTCGCCGCGCTCACCGGCGAACGCAAAAAAATTCTCAGCAACGCGCTGCGCGATTTCCGACTTTCCGGCGCCGAATTGCCGGAAGACCAGAAACCGCACTTCGCTGAATTGCAGGAACGCCAGGCGAACTTGTCGAAGGCGTTTTCCGATCACGTGCTGGATGCGACGAATGCATACGCGTATGTCGTGGAAGCGGGCCAGGAAGCGCAACTGGCCGGCCTGCCGGAAGACGTGATTGAAGCCGCAAAGGAAGCCGCCGAACGCGAAGGCAAGACGGGCTACAAATTCACGCTGCACTTTCCGTCGTATTTTCCGGTCATGCAGTACTCGGAAAATCGTTCGATGCGCGAGGCGATGTACCGCGCCTATGTCACGCGCGCGTCCGAACTCGGGCCGCAATACGGCAGTGGCAAAGCGGAGTGGGACAACACCGGCGTGCTGGCCGATCAGCTGAAGCTGCGCGCCGAAGAGGCACACATGCTTGGCTACAACAATTTCGCCGAAGTCTCGCTTGCGCCAAAGATGGCCGAATCGCCCGCGCAGGTGATGGCGTTCCTCGAAGACCTCGCCACGCGCGCACGTCCGCATGCCGAACAGGACTGGAAGGAGCTGCGCGAATTCGCCGCAAACGAACTCGGCATGACCGACCTGCAACCGTGGGACATGACGTTTGCCGCTGAACGTCTGCGTCAGAAGCGCTATTCGTTCTCTGAAAACGAGGTCAAACAGTACTTCCCCGAAGACGCCGTGTTCAAGGGCCTGTTCAAGGTGACCGAAACGCTGTTCGGCGTGCGTATCCGTCGTGACGAAGCGGCCGTGTGGCACCCGGACGTGCGCTTTTTCCGCGTCGAGAATCAGGACGGCGGCCTCGTCGCGCAGTTCTATCTCGATCTGTATGCGCGCGAAGGCAAACGCGGCGGCGCATGGATGGACGACGCGCGCGGCCGTCACAAAGGCACGCTCGGCAGCGTGCAGACGCCGGTCGCGTATCTGACCTGCAACTTCTCGGCGCCGGTTGGCGGCAAGCCTGCCTGCTTCACGCACGACGAAGTCATCACGCTGTTTCATGAATTCGGCCACGGTCTGCATCACATGCTCACGCGTGTCGACGAACTTGGCGTGTCGGGTATCAACGGCGTCGAGTGGGACGCGGTCGAACTGCCGTCGCAATTCATGGAGAACTTCTGCTGGGAGTGGGACGTGCTAAGCGATATGACCTCGCACGTCGAAACGGCCAAACCTTTGCCGCGCGACCTGTTCGACAAGATGCTCGCCGCGAAGAATTTCCAGAGCGGTCTCGGCACGCTGCGCCAGATCGTGTTCTCGATGTTCGACATGCAGTTGCACACCGGCTTCGATGCGTCCGGCACGAAAAACGCCACGGAACTCGCGAGCGAGATCAACGCGCGTTTCCACGTCGTGCCGCAGGCTTCGTTCTCGCGCTGGCCGAACACATTCAGCCATATTTTCGCGGGCGGCTATGCGGCGGGCTACTACAGCTACAAGTGGGCCGAGGTGCTGTCCGCCGACGCTTACGCCGCGTTCGAAGAAGCCGCGCATGCGGCGAGCGGCAGCGTGCTCGATCAGGCCACCGGCATGCGGTATCGCAGGGAGATTCTGGAAGTGGGCGGCAGCCGGCCCGCGATGGAATCGTTCAAGGCGTTCCGCGGACGCGAGCCGAACATCGACGCGCTGTTGCGTCACAACGGCATGGCGCCCGGCGCCGCGCATTGACAGTGTTCTGCCTTTGAGACGGCGTGCGCAGGGGTACGCTGTGCGCCCCTGCCCCGTGGCGTTTGCGTCTGAACGCTACGGACAGCCAGGTGAATGATTGAATGAACGGACAAAGCCGGTGACTGCGAAAGCTAGCGCCGGCTTTTTTCATGCAAGGTTTTCATGCAAGCAGATCAAACCGCAAGCTGGAACACAACCTCAGGCCTCGCTCTGGCCTTGGCCTTGCCCGCGGTGCAGCTTGAAATCCACTTGCGCCGGCCGTCCTTCGAGCGACAGCGACGCGCGCGCTGCCGGCGCACGGCTCACCACCTTGCCTCGACTCACTACCGCGAGCCGCGCCGCGCGCAAACGGATCGCTTCGACCGGATCGCGCGCGTCGAGCAGCACGAGGTTTGCCGCGCAGCCCGGCTCGATTCCATAGCCTTCGAGCCCGAGAATGCGCGCGGCGTTGACCGTCACTGCGTCGAAGCACGCGCGCATACCGTCGACGCCCGTCATCTGCGCGACGTGCAAGCCCATATGCGCGACCTCGAGCATGTCGCCTGAGCCGAGGCTGTACCACGGATCCATCACGCAATCGTGGCCGAACGCGACGTTGATGCCCGCCGCCATCATCTCCGGTACGCGTGTCATGCCCCGCCGCTTCGGGTACGTGTCGCTGCGGCCTTGCAGCGTGATGTTGATTAGCGGATTCGCGATCGCCGACACGCCGGCTTCACGGATCAGCGGAAGCAGCTTGCTGACGTAGTAGTTGTCCATCGAGTGCATCGAGGTCAGGTGCGAGCCGGTGACGCGGCCGTGCAAACCGAGCCGGTGCGTTTCGGCCGCCAACGTTTCGATGTGACGCGACATGGGGTCGTCCGATTCGTCGCAATGCATGTCGACACGCAAGCCCTGCTCAGCCGCGTACTCGCACAACAGCCGCACGGACTGCGCGCCGTCGGCCATGGTGCGCTCGAAATGCGGAATGCCGCCAACCACGTCGACGCCCATGCCGATTGCACGCTTCAGATTCTCGAATGCGCCCGCGCTGCGCAGTACGCCATCCTGCGGAAACGCAACGAGTTGCAGGTCGAGGTAAGGCGCGACGCGGCGCTTGACTTCCACGAGCGCTTCGACTGCGAGCAGACGCGGGTCGCACACATCCACATGGCTGCGGATTGCCAGCAGACCGCGCGCCACGGCCCAGTCGCAATACTGCAACGCGCGCTCGACCAGCGCTTCCTGCGTCAATTCAGGCTTCAGTTCGCCCCATAGCGCAATGCCTTCGAGCAACGTGCCCGACGCATTCACACGCGGCAAACCGTATGAGAGCGTCGCGTCCATGTGGAAATGCGGATCGACGAACGGCGGCGTGACAAGTGAACCGTCGGCCTCGATTTCCTCGTGTGCTTTCGCGGCAAGATTCGGTTCGACGGCGACGATGCGGCCCGCGTCGATACCAATGTCGACCGGCTGCTGCGTGGCCTGTTGCGGCGCCGTTCCCGCCGGCAACACCGCGCGACGGATGATCAGATCCATATTCGCTCCCTGTGACCTTCGCTGATTGCCTACGATTCTAGCGGCGTCAGAATGTGTCTGCCCACGTTTTATCGGGACGCGCGTACCGGCGAGCGGCTGCGAATCCGTACCGGCGATGCCGATAGCACGGCGCCTATACTCGTTGCTCCACTCGGGCGCGTTGCACGCGCGCCCTGTCTTGACGGAGCAGGCAGATGAAAACAATCGGCGTGATTGGCGGGATGAGCTGGGAATCGTCCACCGAGTATTACAGGCTTCTGAACCGTCACGCCAAAGCGCGTCTCGGCGGCCACCATAATGCGCGCAGCCTGATGTTGACCGTCGACTTCGCGCCGATCGAGGCGAGCCAGCGTGCGGGCGACTGGGCCGCGCTCGGCGAGCAGATGGCCGATGCCGCGCGCCACCTCGAACGCGGCGGCGCCGACCTCGTGATGCTCGCGACCAACACGATGCATCGCGTTCATGAGCAGATCGAGCAGGCGATCAGCGTGCCGTTCCTGCATATCGCCGACCCAACGGGCGAGGCGCTGCGCGCGGCGGGCGTCGAACGGGTGGCTCTGCTGGGCACGCGCTATACGATGGAGCAGGATTTTTATATTGGGCGTCTGCGCGAGCGTTACGGCCTCGAAACGCTCGTGCCCGATGACGCGCAGCGCGCGGACGTGCATCGCATCATTTACGACGAGTTGTGTCACGGCAAGGTGGCCGACGCATCACGCGCTGCGTATCAACGCGTGATCGAAACGCTCGCGGCACGCGGCGCACAAGCGGTGATTCTCGGTTGCACGGAAATTACATTGCTGATCAAGCCGGAAGATTCCGCACTGCCGGTGTTCGACACGACGGCGCTGCATGCACAGGCTGCAGTGGAATGGGCGATCGACTCGGCGTGAAGCCCGGCGCGAGAACGGTGCAATTGAGACTATTGCAACGTCGCTGATCCTGACCAGCGTGGAAGAAAAAGAAGCAGGTTGTTTTGCGCCTGCTTTGGCTCTGGTACGCCATTTTTCAGCAATGCTCGATAGGACAACTCTGATTTGCTTTGAACCGTTGTATATAGCTCAAGGCTGACAATCGTTTCGAGCCTGTTCGTTTCATCTGGCGCTAGTTTACGCCACGTCAAAATAAGTACAACGAACAGGCCAGATGAACAAGAACAACTTCCGGCTGGTATTCAGCCGACTGAGAACCATGCTTGTCGCCGTCGAGGAAACCGCCACGGCGACGGGAAAGGAAAGCGAACAGACTACGGCGCGCCGCGGCGTTAATCCCGCGCGTCACGGCGCTCGAATGACTTTGCGGCAGATCGCGTTCGCCGCCCTCTCGCTACTCGGCGCACTGCCCTCGTTCTCGGGTGCACAGCTTGTACCGGGTGGCGCACACGCGCCTTCCGTCGTGCAAACGCCGAACGGCCTTGAACAGGTCAACATCAACCGGCCGTCTGGCGCCGGCGTTTCGATGAACACATACGGCCAGTTCGACGTGCTGCAGAAAGGCGCGATCCTGAACAATTCGCCTGTGATGGTGCAGACGCAGCAGGCCGGCATGATTAACGGCAACCCAAAGTTCGGTCCCGGTCAATCCGCGCGCGTCATCGTCAATCAGGTCAACAGCAGCGCGGCGAGCCAGATCAATGGACATCTGGAAGTCGCCGGCCAGCGCGCGGAAGTCGTGATTGCGAACGGCTCGGGAATCAGCGTGAACGGTGGTGGTTTTATCAATACATCGCGCGCGATCCTGACAACGGGAACGCCAAACTTTGCACCGGACGGTTCGCTCGCTGGTTTCAATGTGACAGGCGGGAATATCACGATTCAGGGCGCGGGACTCAATGCGGGCGATTCCGATCAGGTTGACCTGCTCGCTCGCGCCGTGCAGGCTAATGCCGCGATCTACGCGAAGAACCTGAATGTCATTACGGGCGCGAACAGCGTCGACCACAACACGTTGAACGCGACTCCGATCGCGGGCACGGGTTCCGCGCCGGGCGTTTCTATTGACGTGAGTAATCTGGGTGGGATGTACGCAAATCGCATCGTACTCGTGGGGACCGAGGCAGGCGTCGGGGTGTCCCTGAAGGGTGTCGTAGCAGCCAATGCCGGCGACCTCGTGCTGACATCGGCGGGCAAGCTGGTACTGGCGGGACAGACGAATGCAAGCGGAAACATCATCGCGAGCGCACAGGACATCGACAACAGCGGTACGACTTACGC comes from the Paraburkholderia sp. PREW-6R genome and includes:
- a CDS encoding M3 family metallopeptidase, giving the protein MSTTQSTHDNPLLDFSDLPRFGEIRPEHVTPALDVLLANATAAVERAALPITPASWADVVEPVERATEPLSRAWSVVGHLNAVADTPELRAVYGENLPRVTEFWSSVGQNLALYEKYKALKASDDFAALTGERKKILSNALRDFRLSGAELPEDQKPHFAELQERQANLSKAFSDHVLDATNAYAYVVEAGQEAQLAGLPEDVIEAAKEAAEREGKTGYKFTLHFPSYFPVMQYSENRSMREAMYRAYVTRASELGPQYGSGKAEWDNTGVLADQLKLRAEEAHMLGYNNFAEVSLAPKMAESPAQVMAFLEDLATRARPHAEQDWKELREFAANELGMTDLQPWDMTFAAERLRQKRYSFSENEVKQYFPEDAVFKGLFKVTETLFGVRIRRDEAAVWHPDVRFFRVENQDGGLVAQFYLDLYAREGKRGGAWMDDARGRHKGTLGSVQTPVAYLTCNFSAPVGGKPACFTHDEVITLFHEFGHGLHHMLTRVDELGVSGINGVEWDAVELPSQFMENFCWEWDVLSDMTSHVETAKPLPRDLFDKMLAAKNFQSGLGTLRQIVFSMFDMQLHTGFDASGTKNATELASEINARFHVVPQASFSRWPNTFSHIFAGGYAAGYYSYKWAEVLSADAYAAFEEAAHAASGSVLDQATGMRYRREILEVGGSRPAMESFKAFRGREPNIDALLRHNGMAPGAAH
- a CDS encoding amidohydrolase family protein — translated: MDLIIRRAVLPAGTAPQQATQQPVDIGIDAGRIVAVEPNLAAKAHEEIEADGSLVTPPFVDPHFHMDATLSYGLPRVNASGTLLEGIALWGELKPELTQEALVERALQYCDWAVARGLLAIRSHVDVCDPRLLAVEALVEVKRRVAPYLDLQLVAFPQDGVLRSAGAFENLKRAIGMGVDVVGGIPHFERTMADGAQSVRLLCEYAAEQGLRVDMHCDESDDPMSRHIETLAAETHRLGLHGRVTGSHLTSMHSMDNYYVSKLLPLIREAGVSAIANPLINITLQGRSDTYPKRRGMTRVPEMMAAGINVAFGHDCVMDPWYSLGSGDMLEVAHMGLHVAQMTGVDGMRACFDAVTVNAARILGLEGYGIEPGCAANLVLLDARDPVEAIRLRAARLAVVSRGKVVSRAPAARASLSLEGRPAQVDFKLHRGQGQGQSEA
- a CDS encoding acyltransferase, whose translation is MNPLSHALSRNGNNFDLVRLLAAVAVVYGHAYLLQAPDGSTDWVRNALGFDGLGALGVYVFFLLSGMLVTASFARQRSVPRFAVLRIARLWPALAVGSLVTVFVIGPLFTTLPLRDYFASSMTWANLDNFSTIVLKPVWALPGVFEHNRVPVDVSAQLWTLPLEVRCYLIVLVTGMVGLLYSGRGVALAALLGLATFLLRVNVPHLEVGLREFGEMPSGFSFWPEPFFMLGMLLYGWREQIDFSGLTALALMMVFLAFRDMAAAQPLFYLAFVYGVLWIGTTPLLRRFVPRHDYSYGIYLYGFMVQQCVANLAPHLTHGQAALVAAPFILLCAWLSWRFVERPVLTLCRRRLARREPPLATGIATRDQVVR
- a CDS encoding aspartate/glutamate racemase family protein codes for the protein MKTIGVIGGMSWESSTEYYRLLNRHAKARLGGHHNARSLMLTVDFAPIEASQRAGDWAALGEQMADAARHLERGGADLVMLATNTMHRVHEQIEQAISVPFLHIADPTGEALRAAGVERVALLGTRYTMEQDFYIGRLRERYGLETLVPDDAQRADVHRIIYDELCHGKVADASRAAYQRVIETLAARGAQAVILGCTEITLLIKPEDSALPVFDTTALHAQAAVEWAIDSA